The following are from one region of the Phyllostomus discolor isolate MPI-MPIP mPhyDis1 chromosome 9, mPhyDis1.pri.v3, whole genome shotgun sequence genome:
- the VAPA gene encoding vesicle-associated membrane protein-associated protein A isoform X1 — translation MASTSGAMAKHEQILVLDPPTDLKFKGPFTDVVTTNLKLRNPSDRKVCFKVKTTAPRRYCVRPNSGIIDPGSTVTVSVMLQPFDYDPNEKSKHKFMVQTIFAPPNISDMEAVWKEAKPDELMDSKLRCVFEMPNENDKLGITPPGTAPAVTSVSNMNNTVATPASYNMKNDPRGLNVYKQEKQKNDMEPSKAVPLNASKQDGPMPKPHSVSLNDTETRKLMEECKRLQGEIMKLSEENRHLRDEGLRLRKVAHSDKPGSTSTASFRDNVTSPLPSLLVVIAAIFIGFFLGKFIL, via the exons GCCCCTTCACAGATGTAGTCACTACAAATCTTAAGTTGCGAAATCCATCGGATAGAAAAGTATGTTTCAAAGTGAAGACTACAGCACCTCGTCGGTACTGTGTGAGACCCAACAGTGGAATTATTGACCCAGGGTCAACTGTGACTGTTTCAG taaTGCTACAGCCCTTTGACTATGATCCCAATGAAAAGAGTAAACACAAGTTTATGGTACAGACAATTTTTGCCCCACCAAACATTTCAGATATGGAAGCTGTG tggaAAGAGGCAAAACCCGATGAATTAATGGATTCTAAATTGAGATGTGTTTTTGAAATGCCCaatgaaaatgataaattg GGTATAACTCCACCAGGGACTGCTCCAGCTGTCACTTCAGTAAGCAACATGAACAACACAGTTGCAACTCCTGCCAGTTATAACATGAAGAATGACCCCAGGGGACTCAATGTGTACAAACAGGAGAAGCAGAAG AATGATATGGAACCTAGCAAAGCTGTTCCGCTGAATGCATCTAAACAAGATGGACCCATGCCAAAACCACATAGTGTTTCACTTAATGACACTGAAACAAGGAAACTCATGGAAGAGTGTAAAAGACTTCAGGGAGAAATAATGAAGCTGTCAGAAGAAAATCGACACCTGAGA gatGAAGGCTTAAGGCTCAGAAAGGTAGCACACTCGGATAAACCTGGATCAACCTCAACTGCGTCCTTCAGAGATAATGTCACCAGTCCTCTTCCTTCACTTCTTGTTGTAATTGCAGCCATTTTCATTGGATTCTTTCTAGGGAAATTCATCTTGTAG